In the Cellulomonas sp. C5510 genome, ACCGTCGACGCGGACGGGTGCCTGTGGGTGGCGCTGTACGGCGGGGGCGCGGTGCTGCGGTTCGGGCCGGACGGCACGCCCCGCGGGGCGGTGCGGGTGCCGACGGCGCGGGTGACGTGCCTCGGCTTCGGGGCGCCGGGCACGGGGCGGGCGTACGTGACGACCGCTCACGCGGACGGCGACCCGCTCGCGGGGGCGGTGTTCGGCGTCGACGTGGCGGTGGACGGGCTCCCGGTGCGGGAGTTCGGGGAGGGCTGAGGCGGCGCGTCCTCACTCCGCGGTGTCGGCTCGGGGCTCCAGGGTGAGGCGCGCCCCGAGGGCGTCCGCGAGACGGACGAGCGTGTCGCGCGTCGGGTTGCCGAGGCCGCGCTCGATGCGGCTGACGTCGGCCTGCTGGACCGAGGCGCGCTCCGCGAGGGCGGACTGGCTGAGGCCCCGGGCGTGCCGCAGCTCGGCGCCGAGGCGCTGCTCGGCGCCGAGCCGGGTCCGGAGCTCCTCCCCGGCGCGCGGCGCGGCCTCCGGTCCCGGCGACCAGGTCCCACCGTCGGCGCCCCGGGACACGTCCTCACCCCACGGTGCGGGCGAGCGCGACGGGGCAGTCGGCCAGGTGGTCGTCGACGATCCCGCACGCCTGCATCGCGGCGTACGCCGTCGTCGGCCCGATGAACCGGAACCCCTGCCGCTTGAGCTCCTTGGCCAGCGCCGCGGACTCCGCGGTGGACGCCGGCACGTCGGCGAACGTGCGCGGGCGGGGCCGGGTGCCGGCGAGCGGAGCCGCGGACCAGAACAGCTCGTCGAGGCCCAGCCCGCGGTCGTGCAGGTCCAGCAGCGCCTGGGCGTTGGCGACGGCCGCGGTGATCTTCGCGCGGTTCCGGATGATGCCGGTGTCGGTCATGAGCCGCTCGACGTCGTGCTCGTCGTAGCCCGCGACGACGGCCGGGTCGAACCCCGCGAACGCCTCCCGGAACCCCTCGCGTCGTCGCAGGATCGTGATCCACGACAGGCCCGACTGGAACGCCTCGAGCGTCATCCGCTCGAACAGCTCGCGCTCGCCGTGCACGGGGACGCCCCACTCCTCGTCGTGGTAGCGCTCGTACAGGGGGTCGCCGTCGCCGAAGCAGCGGCGGCCGACCGGGCCGGTGGTCGTCGTGGCGGGGTCGTCGGTGGCGTCGCTGCTCGTCATGCCGCCACTCTGCCGCAACGGCCCGACACCCCGCGGTGGTGGTCCCCAGCCCGCACCTCCGCGCGGCCTGTGGACGGTCGGACGACCTCCCACCACGATGTGGACACGGCTTGTCTGACAAGTGAGACGGCGTAAGGTCGCTCGGGCGCTGGAGCACCGACCGTCCCGCGAGCCGACCCCGGAGCGCCCCGACGACCGCCGGTGGTCCGCGCCACCCGGACCGTCGAGGAGTCGTCACCGCATGTCTGCCACCACCGCCGCCACCAGCACGCCGCCGGGCGCGTCCCGGCCGCTCAACTCGCCCTCCCGCGTCATCGCGGCGAGCCTCGTGGGCACCACGATCGAGTTCTACGACTTCTACGTCTACGCGACGGCCGCGGTCCTCGTGTTCCCGAAGCTGTTCTTCCCGACCGGCAACGACACCACCGCGCTGCTCGCGTCGTTCGCGGTGTTCGGCGCCGCGATGGTCGCCCGCCCGGTCGGCGCCGTGTTCTT is a window encoding:
- a CDS encoding helix-turn-helix domain-containing protein, with the protein product MSRGADGGTWSPGPEAAPRAGEELRTRLGAEQRLGAELRHARGLSQSALAERASVQQADVSRIERGLGNPTRDTLVRLADALGARLTLEPRADTAE
- a CDS encoding DNA-3-methyladenine glycosylase I — protein: MTSSDATDDPATTTTGPVGRRCFGDGDPLYERYHDEEWGVPVHGERELFERMTLEAFQSGLSWITILRRREGFREAFAGFDPAVVAGYDEHDVERLMTDTGIIRNRAKITAAVANAQALLDLHDRGLGLDELFWSAAPLAGTRPRPRTFADVPASTAESAALAKELKRQGFRFIGPTTAYAAMQACGIVDDHLADCPVALARTVG